From a region of the Procambarus clarkii isolate CNS0578487 chromosome 2, FALCON_Pclarkii_2.0, whole genome shotgun sequence genome:
- the LOC123762320 gene encoding uncharacterized protein isoform X2: MRFLLAAVAVLAALTHGHQVERRQAPADVSKKVVCYYTNWSVYRKGEAKYTPQNINPYLCTHLVYAFGGLTDEFEIKPFDSYQDIEQGGYAKFNGLKQYNKGLKTLLAIGGWNEGSGRFSELVSLPEYRRTFIISTIKHLRRYNFDGLDLDWEYPASRDGSMPEDRENYAALVKELREAFDDEGSKVKKGPLLLTMAVPAGKNYIDKGYDVPSLTRDLDFFNILNYDYHSAYEPSVNHHASLLPAPGTSEYAWNAELNVDWTVKYYISLGADKHKLVMGIPTYGRSFTLIDGNFTDFGASADGPGEQGKYTRENGFMAFYEVCENIASNGWEVRKPYPRRIGPYAFAGNQWVGYDDEKIVARKAEYVREHNLGGIMYWSLDNDDFRGICNGEQYPLVEAGKKALFGGGEDANEARDIKSATAGRDRAAPVAVQATDDLTRRDSQPTRFKSSFRSRTQDRTRTQATEIQTPEQSLLPQSSGAGTRGAARVGGSDGTSRRVRLGDRTRSQNSLSSRLQNRRRPSTTTPALTTTTTTTPRSTTPPTTTTTQKPASRPGVKRRRPGTRQRPQQQQRTTTIDPLNTPAPPTTPRPVSSFACKREGFYQNPDNCHKYYWCLDSGPSGLGIVAHAFTCPSDLVFNKVIDGCDHPSRARCSTDKKGRGGAAATTTTQGPTTPIPTTTEIPTDYSYYDDYYGDDEYYYDEEPAVAELPKPVEEVSNTVSRQLQNSGGAQFTRGSSSTTEATIEVETTSRPLGGRTRPQYASISRDRTEAPEPAVQEALEPAVQEAPKRRDSINPPLRGRLQYSAIERQRPGRPTAQSSPVEEEGEVREAELTTTGGRQYVTLDRRRPVADRKDTPALEAVSPTEPSRQYVVLERGRFTTPAAEEETPAVFEETTVTNVPAAAEDYSYYDDDGIYGAVGSSGLDLPGSSTPPSVPQTSTTTTTTTTTTPPPTTTTTTTTTTTTPSSTTTTTSSTTTPTTTTESTTSTTADTTRGPTRTRTRVKGRPEGASPTSRLGPSAGGGRRRTSAESRPPSTPSQDPALEEARAGGREKEEEEGPESAPSVVRQPSAPTPSGSPQHPRRRVVVRKRVEKKAASGQEQTSRPSRNKLRSPTSTHNLPTRSFTRPRPTPQLEASEQPEARERPTRPLVGISPRPTLSIKDRPRPTRPSDDTPRLTRPLVQTTPRTSRPVSQLDDASPHPFLQEEDSRPLNPLISIPAPVTSPTTLAPTLAEEESITVFRQDFPETTLFPETSVRPTFSSLFSRPAATSPAPTTPTPTTTSTPRSRGSPRPRPSLRPTFSSTPRTTTTPPPPRSPRPVRLSPERVPLAPVATPGPAQSSIKDGNDYYDYYYDDLGGALTGTLGQLATTLTEKAVLMADGSVQCNDTGYFAHPDSCKKFISCSKTVRGLVRGWVYTCPQHLVFDPVGGMCNWAETVDCEGRK; encoded by the exons ATGCGGTTTCTACTAGCGGCGGTTGCCGTGTTGGCAGCTCTCACACATGGAC ACCAAGTTGAGAGGCGCCAGGCCCCTGCGGACGTCTCCAAGAAGGTGGTGTGTTACTACACCAACTGGTCCGTGTACCGCAAGGGGGAGGCCAAGTACACGCCCCAGAACATCAACCCTTACCTCTGTACGCATCTCGTCTACGCTTTTGGCGGACTTACGGACGAGTTCGAGATAAAGCCCTTCGACTCCTACCAGGATATTGAGCAAG GCGGCTATGCCAAGTTCAACGGGTTAAAACAGTACAATAAGGGACTGAAGACCCTCCTGGCTATCGGCGGATGGAACGAGGGATCCGGACGGTTCAGCGAGCTGGTCTCCCTCCCGGAGTACCGCCGGACCTTCATCATCTCCACCATCAAGCACCTTCGTCGCTACAACTTCGACGGTCTGGACCTGGACTGGGAGTACCCGGCGTCACGCGACGGCTCCATGCCCGAGGACAGGGAGAACTATGCTGCTCTTGTGAAG GAGCTTCGCGAAGCCTTCGACGACGAGGGAAGCAAGGTGAAGAAGggtcccctgctgctgaccaTGGCCGTACCTGCAGGCAAGAACTACATCGACAAGGGCTACGACGTTCCATCTCTTACCAG GGACCTGGACTTCTTCAACATACTGAACTACGACTACCACAGCGCATATGAGCCCAGCGTCAACCACCACGCCTCCCTCCTCCCCGCCCCAGGCACCTCAGAGTACGCCTGGAACGCCGAACTCAATGTG GACTGGACGGTAAAGTATTACATCTCCCTGGGCGCCGACAAGCACAAGTTGGTGATGGGCATCCCGACCTACGGTCGTTCCTTCACTCTCATTGACGGCAATTTCACCGACTTCGGCGCCTCAGCTGACGGCCCGGGCGAGCAGGGGAAGTACACCAGAGAAAACGGGTTTATGGCTTTTTATGaa GTTTGTGAAAATATTGCGTCGAACGGGTGGGAAGTGCGCAAACCCTATCCACGCCGGATCGGCCCCTACGCCTTCGCTGGGAACCAGTGGGTCGGCTACGATGACGAGAAGATCGTGGCCAGGAAG gCGGAGTACGTGAGAGAACACAACCTTGGGGGAATAATGTACTGGAGTCTGGACAACGACGACTTCCGTGGTATCTGTAACGGAGAGCAGTACCCTCTGGTGGAGGCCGGCAAGAAGGCGCTCTTCGGCGGCGGCGAGGACGCCAATGAGGCCAGAGACATCAAGAGTGCCACGGCAGG AAGGGACAGAGCGGCCCCTGTGGCCGTCCAAGCCACTGATGATTTAACAAGGAGAGACTCACAGCCCACAAGGTTCAAGTCCTCATTCCGCTCGAGAACACAGGACCGTACTCGTACCCAGGCTACAGAGATCCAAACACCAGAGCAATCCCTCCTCCCACAGTCCTCTGGGGCCGGTACCCGGGGCGCTGCGAGGGTTGGCGGTTCGGATGGGACCTCCAGAAGAGTTCGCTTGGGAGACAG GACACGCTCGCAGAACAGCCTGTCCTCGCGCCTCCAGAATCGCCGACGACCCTCCACCACGACGCCTGCCCTGACtaccacgactaccaccacccccag atccaccaccccgcccaccaccaccactacccaaaaGCCAGCCAGCCGCCCTGGGGTCAAGCGGCGACGTCCTGGAACCCGTCAACGCCCACAACAGCAACAGAGAACCACGACTATAGATCCGCTGAACACTCCAGCGCCTCCCACCACCCCTAGACCCGTCTCCA GCTTTGCTTGCAAACGCGAGGGCTTCTACCAGAACCCTGACAACTGCCACAAGTACTACTGGTGTCTCGACTCAGGACCTTCAGGGCTGGGCATCGTCGCCCACGCCTTCACCTGCCCCTCAG ATTTGGTCTTCAACAAGGTTATCGACGGCTGCGACCACCCGAGCCGGGCCAGGTGCAGTACGGACAAAAAGGGCAGAGGAGGGGCGGCGGCGACTACCACTACCCAAGGTCCAACCacccccatccccaccaccacggaGATCCCGACCGACTACTCTTACTACGACGACTACTACGGTGACGATGAATACTACTACGATGAGGAACCTGCCGTTGCCGAACTGCCCAAACCTGTGGAGGAGGTGTCCAACACCGTCAGTAGACA GCTACAGAACTCTGGAGGCGCCCAGTTCACGAGGGGGTCAAGTAGTACCACTGAAGCCACAATCGAAGTTGAGACGACCTCAAGACCTCTCGGTGGCCGCACTAGGCCCCAGTACGCCAGCATATCCCGTGACAG AACGGAGGCTCCGGAACCTGCCGTCCAGGAAGCTCTGGAACCTGCCGTCCAGGAGGCCCCTAAGCGACGAGACTCAATAAACCCTCCCCTACGCGGCCGTCTACAGTATAGTGCTATTGAACGCCAACGTCCAGGGCGCCCTACCGCCCAGTCCAGTCCcgtcgaggaggagggcgaagtccGTGAGGCTGAACTCACAACAACAGGCGGCCGCCAGTATGTCACCCTCGACAGACGCCGACCAGTCGCCGACAGGAAAGATACCCCGGCTCTTGAGGCTGTGTCCCCAACCGAACCATCTCGCCA GTATGTGGTGCTAGAGCGAGGCCGCTTTACCACTCCCGCTGCAGAGGAAGAGACACCCGCCGTGTTCGAGGAGACGACTGTCACCAACGTGCCT GCTGCAGCCGAAGATTACAGTTACTACGACGACGACGGCATCTACGGTGCTGTAGGGTCGTCTGGCCTTGACCTCCCAGGCTCTTCTACGCCGCCGTCAGTACCACAAACatcaaccactactacaacaactacaaccacaacacctccacctactactactactacaaccaccaccaccaccacaaccccctcctccaccaccacaaccacctcctccaccaccacccccactacaacAACTGAGTCTACAACAAGTACAACAGCTGACACCACCAGAGGACCAACACGAACCCGCACCCGCGTGAAAGGTCGTCCCGAAGGGGCGTCACCAACCTCACGCTTGGGACCATCTGCAGGCGGTGGGCGTCGAAGGACCTCCGCAgagtcccgccctccctccacacCTAGCCAGGACCCAGCACTGGAGGAGGCGAGGGCTGGGggaagggagaaggaggaggaggagggtcctGAGTCGGCGCCCAGCGTTGTCAGACAGCCCTCAGCCCCCACACCTAGCGGGTCTCCCCAGCACCCCCGGAGAAGAGTTGTAGTGAGGAAGAGAGTCGAGAAGAAAGCAGCCTCTGGTCAA GAACAGACCAGCAGACCGTCGAGGAACAAGCTGCGCTCACCGACTTCCACCCACAACCTCCCAACCAGATCCTTCACCCGCCCTCGGCCCACCCCACAGCTTGAAGCCAGTGAACAGCCTGAAGCTCGTGAGCGCCCAACCCGCCCACTGGTCGGGATCAGTCCACGTCCAACTCTCTCAATtaaagacagaccaagaccaacTCGCCCATCTGATGACACTCCAAGGCTCACCCGTCCACTCGTTCAGACCACTCCGCGAACATCGCGCCCTGTCTCCCAGCTGGATGATGCTAGTCCACACCCATTCCTGCAGGAGGAAGACTCACGCCCACTTAACCCTCTGATCAGCATCCCTGCCCCTGTGACGAGCCCCACGACTCTGGCGCCCACACTCGCCGAGGAGGAAAGTATCACTGTGTTCCGTCAAGACTTTCCGGAAACAACACTTTTCCCGGAGACCTCGGTAAGACCCACCTTCTCGTCTCTATTCTCTCGACCCGCGGCCACCTCACCTGCTCccaccacgcccacgcccacaacaACTTCGACTCCACGCTCACGCGGCAGCCCACGCCCACGCCCTAGTCTACGCCCCACCTTCAGCTCTACGCCACGCACAACCACTACGCCTCCACCACCAAGAAGCCCACGCCCAGTACGCCTAAGCCCTGAAAGAGTACCCCtagctcctgtggccactcccggCCCAGCGCAATCGTCCATCAAAGACGGCAACGACTACTATGATTACTACTACGACGACCTGGGCGGCGCCCTCACCGGGACACTGGGGCAGCTGGCGACGACGCTAACGGAAAAGGCGGTACTGATGGCTGACGGCTCTGTCCAGTGCAACGACACTGGATACTTCGCCCACCCTGACTCGTGCAAGAAGTTTATATCGTGTTCGAAGACTGTTCGAGGACTGGTGCGTGGCTgggtgtacacctgcccccagcaCCTTGTTTTTGATCCTGTCGGCGGAATGTGTAACTGGGCAGAGACCGTCGACTGTGAGGGACGAAAATAG